GCCCAAAGTGATTCAGGTTCTGAAAATCTGACTTGCTACTATTTGTAAAAGGACACTTAACTCATCCTTTTCTCTTATTCTAAAAGACAtcagcctcccccacctccatcccgaCCCCCAGCAAGAGCGACTGAAATCCGAGGACGGTTTAGAAAGGCTGGAATGGAACGGTAGGACTTGATGGCTGTGGATTAAGAAGCATTAAGCTTAACTCTTTGGGAAATACCTTGATTGTCCATGACAGACAGTCATTTGGCTTTTTGTTTAGGGAATAATCTGACTTGTATGGTGGGGAGTAAAAGGTGAAAGGCAAGAGCAGGAACTAGGCAGAGACAGAACTAGTCCAGGCACTGTGTTGTCGCAACCACACCTGAAGGAGTTCCCTGCACCTGCTCTCTTCTTCTGAAGGTAGAAGCACGTGGGGTCTGTTGGAAACTGGCCattacaaacaaagaaacaaacaaaaaactagtgCTCTTTTGAAAGTGAAGAAGTCTAATAAGATGATAATATATGATGTTTATTagctagaaaagaaaaggcttaaGGGACAAATGATGTGGTATTTAGGAGCTTGCAAGAATCACAAGGACCTCAGGAAGAGCTCATCTGAAATAATGGAAGGTTCCACACATGCTCTAATACgtgcacttgaaatgtggttagcCTGACTGAGGAAGTGAATCTTAAAGCTTAAGTtggatttaaatttaattaaattaaaatgtaaatagccaTATGTAACTAGTGACCGCTGTATCAAACAGAGCAAATTTAAAGCCATCACTCAGTTTATCAAGAATCTTTATACAATGCTTAATTTTCTCAAAAACTGTCCTACAAGGAAACAGGTCTCAAACACAGGTACTGACCCTTACGACTCTGTGATTGCAAAGCCAGTGTGAATTAAAAATGAACGCACTATCTCTACTAGTTGAAACCGCATCGATCTACTTGATCTATGGGATTTTCCACGTCGTTACGGTCTCACAccgaaaaaggagaaattaaaaggaCATAGTCAATTGCCTGCCTAGTTTGCAATCAGTGTGTCCCCTCATCATGGGATCTGAAAGTCAGGAGACAAACCAGAGTGGAGAGCAAAAAccaacagcagcaacagcagcagcaactgGGGGTAACTGATGGAGAGTGAAGACGTGAAGGGTTTAAGGACAGTGACCTCTCCTTCCTACTACTGTTTCAAACAGGAGTACATGGGCCAGCAATCAGACGAAGTGGAAAGCTGATAAACTTTAAGATGCATTTCGTCAGCACAGTAGAAAGCAACCACAGGAACCAGTAATTCAGAAGCTTCAAAGGCCTTTACACATTATCCATTCCAAAATCTCCTGCAGATAGATAAGTAAtgtgaagcccagagaagtgaagagcTCAGTGTCCCTGAGATAATAGCCAACCTCAGTCCCAGATCTCCCAGCTTGAGTTCCCTCCACTGTGACCTTCACGCTCGTTCTGCTGAACACAGACTGAGCCTTGAGCAGAGGAAGAGCCATCCCTCCATCCCTACTAGCCCCAACATCCGGTGAGCAGCAAATGTTTCAACCGTGCTGCCGTGCTTGACACAAAAGTTCCCTTCACTGCCACAGCATTTCTAAAACCATGCAACTTACACAATTTACCAAACactgtaaaaaggaaattataacaCACAGATGTTTTATGAGAATGCTTTTATATAGGGACAGTTTTGCAGTTTAATGTGTATTGTGCTATAAAAGTGGTTTGCACGGTACTTAAAAGTTACAGGGGGTCAAGAGAGACGGTTTCAAATTTCCAAAGCAAGTGATTACTCAGCTTACACTTTTTGTGACTCAGTGGGACCATGAAAAGACTCTGAGCTAGAAGCAAACAGTTATTGAAAGGAGCAAAACCAAACAACCATCTGCCTTTTAGAGCTAGAACTTAGATATTATGCACTCAAAAGCTCTCATTTAACAGGTGAGAAAATCTGAGATAGTAAATTTCAAAAGACTTGCtgcaagtcacacagctaatgagtgcAAGCTCTGGGTCTTAGAAGCAGGACTTCTGTCCCTAGGTTTGCAGTTTTTTGTTACTCTAGAAACCACAGTAAGACAGATGTCtataaaccagaaaaagaaagaaaaggacgaTTATCCTGTGTATGTCattgttgcttttaaaatgtctgttatttttaatttgacataAAGCGTTCCATGTTTTGTACGTAAGCACACAGATCACTGACGGAAGAAAGAGAACTGTGCTTCAGGAGCTGTGTAAAAGATCCAGGAATAAATACACTTTGTTGCCTAAATTGTATCAACCTCAGATAATCTTCCAAAGATAAATGCCACATGACTACTGATAAGAGCAAGAGATAAATAACACTGCACATTCTAAATGCCATTGTACCTTGAATTTTATACTGTGCTCTTATAAATGAAtccacaagagaaaaagaaaatgctaagtaAATACGGTGAAGGGGCTTACATTCTCGTGTTGCTGGTCTTGTTGATGATAACAGACTTCCCTGTTTGGTCCACATTGTGGTCCAACCCAAAGTAAGCTGCCACTCGATGCACAAGCATCCTCTGATAGGAAGACATCTGCGGAAACTTTTTATAATGATTACTGGAAAGGAATACAAGAAACAGCAGAATCAGCGTTTCCCTTTCTGGCTTGCAGCACATATTATAGGTACATGCACAAAATCGTTTCTCTTTCATCCAAACCATCAAGCTTATTTCATTTCTGGCATCACTCGATGTCCTCATTTCCAGACAAATTTTCCAATGATAGATGTATTGATTAAGTTACGTGGTTTTGTTTCACAGCTGCACATCTCTCAGATCACAGAAAACTTCATGTCTACTGGAAAGTGTTCTGTTTTAGTCCAGGATACATTATCAGCGGAGCCAGGAACAGGACAAATGATATGCCATAATGTGGGACTGCAGATGCCTATCTGGACATGTGTCATGACAAGGTTTACACTGAAAGCAGCTCGATGATTTCCAGACATAACTGACTACAGCCAGCTGGAGCGCATtataaaactacaataaaaatgaaaagggtcGCTTCTTGTTACTGCTACTCTATGCTAATCAGGGGCCCCCTGTTTATAGCCATTTTATCGGGAATTTAACAAGCAAGAGCACACATGGTCTAAGCAACAATTCCCATCAGCACATAGCTCCTACTTCTAATAGCACCTCTATTTAACAAGTCAGCAAACATATTAAATAATGTCTTATCTATTCCTAAATCTTTCCAGAATGAGTAATTGAATCCAAATACCAAACCAAGACACATCAGATTAATTAACCAGCATTGCAATTTAACGTACTTGTCGTCACCAATGAAATCAATAATTTCCTGCTCCATTTTCAAGAGTATCATCCTGTCTctgcaaaataaatgttaaaatgaaaaggtTTTATGTACTTTCCGTTCCCAAAGACTTAACAAGTTCATTTATGTGTATGGAAAAGATGCTTTACATGCGTGTGGCTGTAAGTCAGTATCTAACTCTTCTCATATGGAACATGCTGTTTAAGATTACTTCTCATCGCATTTGTGAAGTATTTTGGAATTCTGAAACTTTTGTAGCTTTTAATGTTAATAAAGACATGCTCCATAAAACACAtcaagtaaattttatattttgaattagtAAGAATTAATAAGAAACTGCAACAAAGCCAAGCCCAAGTGGATGGTCTTAGAACTGCTTTGAAGCATAACTGGTTTATTTGACATTGATTCTTATTCTCTATTTTCCCTCTTCATCAGTATCTCTTTGTGACCACGAAAGCAAAACTTGTAAATGATAATTTATTCACTAGATAAGTACCCAGGAATTAAGACTATCTATAAACAGTGAAACATGCAAATTAttagcagaaaagaaaatacaaaacatagtTTAAGACATCAGAGAAGGTGCCTGCATTTTACAACTCTCTTCTTAGAAGTGTTTGGATTAATGACTTTAACTGTGATATTCTACTtgacttttctaaaaataagaggtttatttaataatttacctGGAATTATTCTTTAACGTGTTAATCAGAAACTCATGTAAGTCTATGCCTGTGGAATCCGTATATTCTTGGCTGCAATCTGAAACAAACAGCAGGGTGGAGTTGTCAGAAACAGGATGGGGAGATGGGGTAGAAAAGGGTTTCCCTGACACTCAGGTAAATTTTAGGGGAAGCTATTGGTGTCAAAGATACATGTTACAAAACTGGCAACCTGGCAACATTACATCAGAATGAAAATTAGATTCGGGCACTGAGAACACCTAGTTGATTCCGAGTGTGCAAAGATCCAACTGTCAAAGGAGAGGAAGTGGGCAaaggctgggtgggtgggtgggtggagtcAAATGCCACATGTTCATTCTGTGCTGTCAGTCAGCAAGGTCACGACCTTCCTATGACAGGGAGATGTACTCCCAGCCCACAGAGAGAGCTCTTAAGAGTTTGAGATCCCATGGAACCCTCTTTCTTAAAACAGAGAAGGCAAAAACTGAAAGTTCTATTACAAGACTATCTAAATATTCATCGTTACAAAGTATGGGAGGGCACTGAATATTTCCAAGTCTTTCAAATCTTCTGATGCTGGCTAAAAGCTTACTTTCTAAAGCCATTTTAGGAACCGTAGTTCTTTACTCTTGGATACATCTTGATTTTAGATATTCAGCAGCAGAGACAATCATTATAAGCAGGTACATAGTTACAGAGCATAACCTTAGAAGAACTTGTCATTTCTCAGCTGATCAGATGCCCTAGTCTTTctgttatttagaaaaaaaacagTCTACTGCAAAGCTATTAATTCATGAAATTCATTTCaacttagttttgtttttacttttgttttcttttagttttgtaCAATTATATGTAAGGCAATTTGAAAAGTCTGGATTGTAAGTTTGGGGTTTTAGAAAGAAGGACTTAGGGGAAGAATTTCATTGAAGTAGAAGTGCGTATATTTTAAATGAGGCATTATGGGGCAACATACAGATTGCAGAGACCAAATCCATCTGTTCCAGATAAAATAGTAATCATGTATTCCATTGATCCGTGCTTTGGGACAACATCACTTCTTGACTGAGAATTGCTCATCCACTACCCATCTTTTAAGGTAGGCATGAAAGTTAGGATATAAAACTGGGTATCATTACTGTTCATCAATTCAAGTTAGTTAGACTCATAAACTGGAATTAAGAGCAGATTTATATTACTGCATTGTACAAACTTCTCATTGAAAATAGGTGCTCCAAATGAATATCCAAAGAAACATGCGATCCTAAAGATAACCTTTGTCAATACACAGAAATGACACCAcgaacagaaaagaaacaatcaagTTCACATTaccttttacacacacacatacgtccACATATAAAATTATACGTAGAGTTTGGTGGGAGGTGAATATGCGTGTAAAATCTGGAATGTATTCTGTAATTATCTGTGTGTCCAAATTGAGTAAgttaaggaaacattttcacaGTCACCTTTTGATAACATTCTGATCTTGGGTTTTTCAGAGGTtttatctttgtgtttatccttttctttttctctttcagagtCATCTTTCCTAGATTTATCATCCTCTTGcaggctgggaaaactggaaagctgtAAATGAATTGAATCctgttggggaaaaaatataataatttaggGACGGATTTAAGAATCTCTGTCTGGTTTCCATTTTGTATGGAGATGATTaagaacaggaaaatgaaagCCAGGTGcaggtttgttttttccccttaaatttaaaaaattaaacctgtCAGAAAAATAATTGCCCTTTAAGGTGAATTAAACTTCCGAAGTCAATGGAAGGTCATGAGAAATATCTGGCACTAAAACTCTGCCTCATGAATATTAACCTTAAGCAAGTTAAATCCCCGTAGATCACAACTCTTACTTTCTCTACAGGTTTACTTTTAAACAcctaggaaaaaaatttcttgatCATCAATAAGCTTGTATCACAGCTACTGTCATGtctcaaaaagtttttaaaaagaggcttCTGCAATTGTTTTCTGTAATCCCTTGTAAGGAGAAATTGGCAtaaacacagacagacatattACGAATCGTAATTACAGATAGAACAGACATAAATAGAGGCCATA
This Camelus ferus isolate YT-003-E chromosome 17, BCGSAC_Cfer_1.0, whole genome shotgun sequence DNA region includes the following protein-coding sequences:
- the ARPP21 gene encoding cAMP-regulated phosphoprotein 21 isoform X12; translation: MSEPGDLSQAIVEEGGPGQDAATPENGVVKSESLDEEEKLELQKRLAAQNQERRKSKSGAGKGKLTRSLAVCEESSARPGGENLQDQDSIHLQLSSFPSLQEDDKSRKDDSEREKEKDKHKDKTSEKPKIRMLSKDCSQEYTDSTGIDLHEFLINTLKNNSRDRMILLKMEQEIIDFIGDDNNHYKKFPQMSSYQRMLVHRVAAYFGLDHNVDQTGKSVIINKTSNTRIQFAPRKAFLWKTVGSWKTVTYAMRPIRKDSSFDLDLE